The genome window ACTAAAGGATAATAAAAATCTTGTAGACTATTCTATAAAGCTACATAAAGAGGGAAAAATACTTCCAGATACTTATGTTATAGATATGGATATGTTAATACAAAATGCTAGTAAAATATATGAAAAAGCCAGCAAATATGGAATTAAACTATATCAAATGACTAAGCAAATAGGAAGAAACCCATACATAGCAGCTAAATTGCAAGAGATAGGATATGAAGGTGTAGTAGCAGTAGATATAAAAGAAGCATTAATAATGCATAGGAATGGAGTAAAAGTTTCTCATGTAGGTCATCTAGTACAAACTCCAAAATACATATTAAAGAAATTAATTAAAGATGTAAGACCAGAAGTAATAACTATATTTTCTTTAGAAAAAGCAATACAAATAAATAATGTATGCAAAGAGTTGAACACAACACAAAAAATACTCATTAGATTTGTTGAAGAAGAGGATACAATATATCCGTTACAGTATGGTGGATTCAAAATAGATAATATTAAAGAAATTATGGTGGAATTATTAAAGCTTGAGTATATAGAAATCGAAGGTCTTACTGCATTTCCATGTTTTTTATTTGATAGCAAGAAGCAAAGTATAATAGAAACGAATAATATTTCTACTATTAAAAAGGCAAAACAGATAATAGAAACACAATTTAATATTAAGATAAATCAAATGAATATGCCATCATTAACATCTGTATATAATATGAGCTTAATAGATAAGCATGGAGGTACTCATGGTGAGCCAGGTCATGCTCTTACAGGAAGTACACCACTACATTCAGTAAAAAATCTAGAAGAAAAGCTATGTATGTTATATGTATCAGAAATATCTCATAATCTTAAAAATACAGCATATGTCTATGGAGGAGGACACTATAGAAGGTCACATATGAAAAATGCGTTAATAGTGGATGATGTGTACAATGAACATATTGTAGAAACGTTATATAATAATCCAGAAAACATAGATTATTACTTTGAAGTAAAAGGAAATCATCAAGTTGGGGCTACTGTAATAATGAATTTTAGAACACAAATCTTCGTTACAAGAAGTGATGTAGCGATAGTCAGTGGTATTGGCAAGAATACGCCTAGATTAGAAGCAATCTATGATAGCTTAGGTAGAAAAAAGGAGCTATATTAAATATGGGAAGGTTTATTGTTATAGTTTTAGATGGATTTGGAATTGGAGAGATGAAAGATACAAAGGAAGTTAGAGTAAAGGATGTAGGGTCTAACACATTTAAGCATATAATAGGATATAGAAGCGTAAATTTACCTACACTTGAGAAGTTAGGTATATGTAATTCTGCTAATATAGAAGTTGGTAATATGAAATTTTCAAAGACTGCAAAATTCGGAAAGGCTAATTTAATGCATTTTGGGGCAGATACGTTCTATGGTCATCAAGAAATAATGGGATCAAAACCAAAAAAACCATTAAAAGAGGCTTTTTCATTTGTTAGAGATAAGGTCAAAACGGAATTAAAAAAACATGGTTATTCAGTTAGAGAATATGGTAAAGGTGTAAAAATATTAGTTGTAAATGAGTGTGTAACTATAGGAGATAACTTGGAAACAGATCTTGGACAAGTATATAATGTTACATCTGCGCTTGATTTAATCAGTTTTGAAGATGTTAAGAAAATTGGAAAAATAGTTAGAGATAATGTATATACTTCAAGGGTAATCACTTTTGGAGGAGAAGGTATAACATTACAGAATATACTAGATGCATATGTAGAAAAAAGTAAAATCTATGCAGGAATTGATGCTCCTAAGAGTGGCGTATATAACAGAGGATATAGTGTTGTTCATTTAGGGTATGGAGTAGATTCTAATACACAAGTGCCAACAGTACTAGGAAAAAATAATATAGGCGTATATCTATTTGGAAAAGTCGCGGACATAGTACAAAATGATTATGGAGTAAGTTTGCCTGGTGTTGATACAGAGCAAGTATTTGGGAAATTAATAGAAAAACTTAGAGGCAATACAGAAGGATTTTTTTGCCTAAATGTTCAAGAAACTGATTTAGCAGGTCATCAACAAGATGTAGATAAGTATATAGAGGTTCTTAAGATATCAGATAAAAATATTAACAAAGTCATTGAACTTATGAATGATGAAGATATACTGATTGTAATGGCTGATCATGGTAATGACCCTCTGATAGGACATAGTCAGCACACTAGAGAGCAAGTGCCAGTTTTAATATATAAAAATAATATGGTGCCGGGTTATATAGGAGAGCTTAGTACGTTATCGGATATAGGAGCAACAGTGTTAGATTACTTTGGATTTAGTGGTATTGATAATGGACGAGCATTTAGTATATAGTTTAAATATAAAATATAATAAAAGTGTGAGGTTTAGTAATTAACAAATTACGAGGCTTCACACTTTTTTATAAAATAAATATATTATATTTTAGTTAATATGCTTACAAAAAATAAAATATATACTATAGTGCTACAGATGTTAAACTATTTTCTAAAATATCTAATTTTGTATTAAATCTTAAGGATGGATACTTAGATACAGTGGTTAGTAAGCAATTGAATTAACTCAAAATTTAAGTGTCTAAATCATATTGAATTAAATTTTCATAGACAGAAAAAATAAGCTCATTTTTATGTATTTTAATCTTAGTTTTTGTAGTACTGATGATTATATTAAGTATGTGGAATAAGAGATTATTATCATAGGATTATTAAGTTTATTAATTTTAAGTATAGAAAATGTAAGTGTTACTTATTTAGGTGAGAGTATAAATAATAAAAAAGTAGAAATTATGTATATCAAAATATATAAGTCTACATTCTACAATAATAATTATTTTATAATTCAACAAAAGAATAGAATGGGTATATTTGTGAAATAATAATATAAAATAATCTTAGGAGTGAGCTTATGAAGAAAAAATTATTATATATAAATGTAAATTCAAAGCCTGAAGACTTGTCTTCAAGTAAAACTGTAGCAAGAAAATTTATAAATAAATTTATGGAAAAAAACAAGGATTTCGAAGTTGAAGAGATAGACCTTTATAAAGAACATATACCAAGACTTGAATATCAGTACTTTGAAAAGAGAAACAGCATAGTTAGTGAAGAAAATGCTAAGAATCTAGATGATAAGGATAGAAAAGAGCTTACAAAGATTAGAAATCTTTGTGACCAATTTGTGAGTGCAAGTGTATATGTAATAGCAGCACCTATGTGGAGTTTATCTTTTCCAGCACCACTTAAAGAATATATAGACTGTATAATTCAAGATGGAAAAACTATATCCTTTGAAGGTAATGATAAACCACAAGGAATTTTAAATGATATTGATAGAAGTATGGTGTATATACAATCTTCGGGTGGACACATACCATGGGTGTTAAAACCAGTTATGAATAAAGGGTTAAATTATGTGGAAAGTATCATGAAGTTTATAGGAATTAAAAAATTTGATGAATTATTGGTAGATGGAACTGGAACTAGTGAAGAGGAAAGACAAAGTGCAATAGAAAAAGCGTCTGAAAAAATAGATGGTATAATAGATGATATGAAGTTCTAGTTATAATATTTTATCAAAAATATAAAGGAAAAACCTCTTTTAATGTAGAAACTTATATTGAAGGAGGCGAGAATCATGCGAGAAGAAAAAAGTAGTGAAAAGTATGATTGTTATTGGTGTAATCAAGAAAATAATTTCTGTGTAGAAATAAAAGACAATGTAGTTATGATAGATGATGGCACTGGTACATTAAAACAAGCCGTTTTCATAGGATATAAACAAATCCAAGTTAATTTAAATTGTTCACATTGTCAAAACTTAAATAGAATAAAATTAAATTTGTAGAACTTTAAAATGAAGATTATTGGAAGAATTGAAAATAGAAAGTATTAGTATTTAGACTGAAAATTATATTTTATACAATAAAAATTGATTTAAGTAATATTGTATTTTAATATTTATTTTCAGTCTTACTTTATTAAAATTATTTTTTGGCTGTCTCAGGAAAATATATATCTACTAATTTTTCTGAAATATTTTTTAATTGGTCAGCCATTGAAGTTAGACTTAGTAAGGCTATCAGCAAATCATCTTTATTTTCTGGGTTTATACTGATATTTTCAAAATTAGACTCTATAAAGTTTGGTATATTCTTTCTTTGATTTTCTTTTATCAATATGAATTTTTCGTAACATGCAACTAAGTCTTTTTCATTGAAATCGTCTTTTTCATACACACCATGTAAGATTCTTTTAATTTCTTGTATTGTAAGTGTATTTTTCAGCGAATAAATAATTATCATTTGTAAAATTTGTTCTTTAGTATACTTTTTTCCCTTAATTGGTTTGATTAATCCCTCTTTACTGTAATTATTTATCATGGTTTTTGTAAGAATTTTGTCACTCTCAAATCTTTTATTGGCAGAAAGCTTATTGTCAATTAGAGAAATAATTTGATCCATATATAAGTCAATAGAGGGAATATCATTTGAGGTTATATCTGCATTATTTAGTGTTTCTAGTATTATAGTATTAAGTTCATTATTCATCATATGTTACCTCCGTAATATATATAATACACTAAATTAGAAAGTAAAACAATATTAAGACTTGTAAAAAAAACGTAAAGTGGTATAATTAAATATATAATATAGTAATGAAAACTATATTAATGAATGTGATTTTTAAAATACATAATTGTAGGAGGACGAAATGTATCAATTTTTTTTAAAGGGTAGAGACCCAATAAGCAGTTTAACTCATTTTATAGGTGCTTGTTTATCTCTTTTAGCAACTATAATTTTAGTTTTTCAATCTGTATCATTACAGGAAACTTCTCTTTTGATGATAGTATCTGTATCGATATTTGGACTGTCACTAATTGCTTTATATAGTGCAAGTTCGTATTATCATTTTTTAAAGGGAACGCCAGAACAAGAATTATTTTTTAGAAAAGTAGACCATGCAATGATTTATGTATTGATTGCTGGCTCTTACACACCAATATGTCTGAATTTTATGGAAAAAAAAGAGGGCATAATATTTGTTGCAGCAATATGGATAGTTGCTTTTATTGGCATAATAATAAAAATCTTTTGGATGGATGCACCTAGATGGTTGTCTACGAGTATATATTTACTTATGGGTTGGGCTATTGTTTTCGATATAAATGCGTTCAATTCAATTCCTAAGGATTGTCTTAGATTATTAATTATGGAAGGTACATCTTATTCTATAGGTGCGATTATTTATATAATTAAGAAACCTAATATAAGTCCTGAATTTGGATTTCATGAAATATTTCACATTTTTATTATGATAGGCTCTTTATTTCACTTTTTAGCAGTTTTATTGTATGTTTTATAGTTTTAAAAGATTTGATTAATTGATACTAAAATTCTACAATGAATAAAATGAAACTGTCTTATATAGATTATATCTTCTATAATAAGACAGTTTCCTTATTATTATTATAAATATTAAATTCTATTTATAATAAATTTTTGATAAAAATAGTCCATTCAAAATGTCTATTCCATGACTCCTTTAATGTACTTTTCATTTACTACATATAGTTTGAATTTATGTACTATAATTATATCCTCTAAATTCTCTGAAACACTAACAATTCTGACACATTTATTTCTAATTTCTACAGGTAAATCTAAATCATTTGTTAAATTCACATAGTCATCATATTTATACATAAAATCATCCCTTTACATTAAGATATACTTATTATACTATATTTTAATAAGTTTTTTTAAATTATTACAATTTTTCCCGAAATTTCATTTTTTATACATAAAATTTCCAATTTAAGTGAGGATTAAATTTTTAACTGTATAAACAAAAGTTACATATAAAATATTTTATTCAATTTTCTAAATAACTATTGCCAATTTTTGAAAAGTATATTATTATTAATGGTAATAAAAATACTGTAAATTTAGAATATTAATAAAAATTATTTGGGAGGAAATTATCATGGTGAGATTAAATATAGCAAAATTAAATACAAAATTAAATCATCACCATCATCATAGATTAAAGGGATTGTAATATGAAATTAATTCATAGACACAAGCCCTGTTTTTAGTGTAATTGGTCTTGTATCTATGATGGGAAGTAATTTTAAGAGAAAATTATAGCCATATAGGTATAAAGCCTATATGGTTTTTT of Clostridioides sp. ES-S-0054-01 contains these proteins:
- a CDS encoding alanine racemase — protein: MFLKQTLKDNKNLVDYSIKLHKEGKILPDTYVIDMDMLIQNASKIYEKASKYGIKLYQMTKQIGRNPYIAAKLQEIGYEGVVAVDIKEALIMHRNGVKVSHVGHLVQTPKYILKKLIKDVRPEVITIFSLEKAIQINNVCKELNTTQKILIRFVEEEDTIYPLQYGGFKIDNIKEIMVELLKLEYIEIEGLTAFPCFLFDSKKQSIIETNNISTIKKAKQIIETQFNIKINQMNMPSLTSVYNMSLIDKHGGTHGEPGHALTGSTPLHSVKNLEEKLCMLYVSEISHNLKNTAYVYGGGHYRRSHMKNALIVDDVYNEHIVETLYNNPENIDYYFEVKGNHQVGATVIMNFRTQIFVTRSDVAIVSGIGKNTPRLEAIYDSLGRKKELY
- a CDS encoding DUF1836 domain-containing protein, giving the protein MMNNELNTIILETLNNADITSNDIPSIDLYMDQIISLIDNKLSANKRFESDKILTKTMINNYSKEGLIKPIKGKKYTKEQILQMIIIYSLKNTLTIQEIKRILHGVYEKDDFNEKDLVACYEKFILIKENQRKNIPNFIESNFENISINPENKDDLLIALLSLTSMADQLKNISEKLVDIYFPETAKK
- a CDS encoding phosphopentomutase; the protein is MGRFIVIVLDGFGIGEMKDTKEVRVKDVGSNTFKHIIGYRSVNLPTLEKLGICNSANIEVGNMKFSKTAKFGKANLMHFGADTFYGHQEIMGSKPKKPLKEAFSFVRDKVKTELKKHGYSVREYGKGVKILVVNECVTIGDNLETDLGQVYNVTSALDLISFEDVKKIGKIVRDNVYTSRVITFGGEGITLQNILDAYVEKSKIYAGIDAPKSGVYNRGYSVVHLGYGVDSNTQVPTVLGKNNIGVYLFGKVADIVQNDYGVSLPGVDTEQVFGKLIEKLRGNTEGFFCLNVQETDLAGHQQDVDKYIEVLKISDKNINKVIELMNDEDILIVMADHGNDPLIGHSQHTREQVPVLIYKNNMVPGYIGELSTLSDIGATVLDYFGFSGIDNGRAFSI
- a CDS encoding NAD(P)H-dependent oxidoreductase, with translation MKKKLLYINVNSKPEDLSSSKTVARKFINKFMEKNKDFEVEEIDLYKEHIPRLEYQYFEKRNSIVSEENAKNLDDKDRKELTKIRNLCDQFVSASVYVIAAPMWSLSFPAPLKEYIDCIIQDGKTISFEGNDKPQGILNDIDRSMVYIQSSGGHIPWVLKPVMNKGLNYVESIMKFIGIKKFDELLVDGTGTSEEERQSAIEKASEKIDGIIDDMKF
- a CDS encoding hemolysin III family protein produces the protein MYQFFLKGRDPISSLTHFIGACLSLLATIILVFQSVSLQETSLLMIVSVSIFGLSLIALYSASSYYHFLKGTPEQELFFRKVDHAMIYVLIAGSYTPICLNFMEKKEGIIFVAAIWIVAFIGIIIKIFWMDAPRWLSTSIYLLMGWAIVFDINAFNSIPKDCLRLLIMEGTSYSIGAIIYIIKKPNISPEFGFHEIFHIFIMIGSLFHFLAVLLYVL